In Myxococcus stipitatus, the following are encoded in one genomic region:
- a CDS encoding SOS response-associated peptidase, whose product MCGRVTVRTSPDQLVVELGLAGIRAAVDRPRFNLAPTQLMPVVPNDGARMLDAFRWGLIPSWAKEASIGNKLINARGETVAEKPSFRSALKRRRCLVLVDGWYEWKQSTKPKTPFLFQRGDGKPMALAGLWEEWTAPDTGEVLRTCTIITTGPNTLMAPIHDRMPVILPPQAQEVWLRPEPQDASVLLPLLVPASEGGMEAYEVARVVNSPTNDVPACVERVAA is encoded by the coding sequence ATGTGTGGCCGCGTCACCGTCCGAACGTCTCCTGATCAGCTCGTCGTGGAACTGGGCCTCGCCGGCATTCGCGCGGCGGTGGACCGTCCGCGCTTCAATCTGGCTCCCACGCAGCTGATGCCCGTGGTGCCGAACGATGGCGCGAGGATGCTGGATGCCTTCCGGTGGGGACTCATCCCCTCGTGGGCGAAGGAGGCCAGCATCGGCAACAAGCTCATCAACGCGCGAGGGGAGACGGTGGCGGAGAAGCCCAGCTTCCGCAGCGCGCTGAAGCGGCGCAGGTGCCTGGTGCTGGTGGATGGGTGGTACGAGTGGAAGCAGTCGACGAAGCCGAAGACGCCCTTCCTCTTCCAGCGTGGGGACGGAAAGCCCATGGCGCTCGCGGGGCTGTGGGAGGAGTGGACGGCGCCGGACACGGGCGAGGTGCTGCGCACCTGCACCATCATCACCACGGGCCCCAACACGTTGATGGCGCCCATCCATGACCGGATGCCCGTCATCCTCCCGCCCCAGGCGCAAGAGGTGTGGCTGCGTCCGGAGCCGCAAGACGCGTCGGTGTTGCTGCCATTGCTCGTGCCCGCGTCAGAGGGCGGGATGGAGGCCTACGAGGTGGCGCGCGTGGTCAACTCGCCCACGAACGATGTGCCCGCCTGCGTGGAGCGAGTGGCCGCGTAG
- a CDS encoding AzlD domain-containing protein → MTLLPILILALGTYGFRVAGPLLSERLRLSARVQDLMALATIAMLAALVATSTLVAQGGFAGGARAVGVLVGAVLAWRQAPFIAVVVVAAATAAGLRLMGMP, encoded by the coding sequence ATGACGCTGCTGCCGATTCTGATTCTGGCGCTGGGGACGTATGGCTTTCGGGTCGCGGGGCCGCTTTTGAGCGAGCGGCTGCGCTTGTCCGCGCGGGTGCAGGATTTGATGGCGTTGGCGACCATCGCGATGTTGGCGGCGCTCGTCGCCACGTCGACGCTGGTGGCGCAGGGCGGGTTCGCGGGAGGGGCTCGGGCGGTGGGGGTGCTGGTGGGAGCGGTGCTCGCCTGGAGGCAGGCGCCGTTCATCGCGGTGGTCGTGGTGGCCGCCGCCACCGCCGCGGGGTTGCGGTTGATGGGGATGCCCTGA
- a CDS encoding XRE family transcriptional regulator, which produces MPVKRTTKPLRPLDAIASALRRERERADVSLSELARRANISKSTLSQLEAGTGNPSIETLWALAVALGIPFSRLVDPPIRQVKVIRAGEGAAIRSEQAHFTGIMLSACPPGARRDLYVINLEPGSSRQAQAHIPGSVEHLYVSKGRLRTGPTDTTVELGPGDYATFPGDVPHFYEALAPHTVAVLLMEHV; this is translated from the coding sequence ATGCCGGTAAAACGAACGACCAAGCCCCTCCGCCCGTTGGATGCCATCGCCAGCGCGCTGCGCCGCGAGCGGGAACGCGCGGACGTCTCCCTGTCCGAGCTCGCCCGGCGCGCCAACATCTCCAAGTCCACCCTGTCCCAGTTGGAGGCCGGCACCGGCAACCCCAGCATCGAGACGCTGTGGGCCCTGGCCGTGGCCCTGGGCATTCCGTTCAGCCGGTTGGTGGACCCACCCATCCGCCAGGTGAAGGTCATCCGCGCGGGCGAGGGCGCGGCCATCCGCTCCGAGCAGGCCCACTTCACGGGCATCATGCTGTCCGCCTGCCCGCCTGGAGCCCGCCGTGACCTCTATGTCATCAACCTGGAGCCCGGCTCTTCACGCCAGGCGCAGGCCCACATCCCCGGCAGCGTCGAACACCTCTACGTGAGCAAGGGGCGCCTGCGCACGGGTCCCACGGACACCACCGTGGAGCTTGGACCCGGGGACTACGCGACCTTCCCCGGTGACGTGCCGCACTTCTATGAGGCGCTCGCCCCGCACACCGTCGCCGTCCTGCTCATGGAGCACGTGTAG
- a CDS encoding Hsp70 family protein yields the protein MSTTAPILGIDFGTTNTSAAFFDKAGKLRVVPVTDKSFTLPSVVWFHAADKAIVGHAARRQIIDDPRHTVFGAKRFLGRRFQSEYVTQHKDKYAFELVEAPDGYTAVKMYGKVTSLTDVTHLVIKQILTLATHAAGEPFRECVLTVPAHASIRQREAVRQAAEQCGLQVRAIINEPTAAALYYANLRNPEQTVMVFDLGGGTFDATLLAVHNRVVKVLATGGDAFLGGANFDERIVEFLVTDFQRKHGIDLRSNQVVMQRLVFAAESAKMTLSTRDSTAMRVPCIAQKDGGFVDFDYTLTRKQLEEMVFQLIERAASACDDVLERAKLKAEHIDELVLVGGQTRMPVIRQRFSHFKRLSSDKEVNPELGVAVGAAILGRNLARGMTGLTDVVPMPIGIMVPGGAQHEVIPANTPVPATKSVTLELPLIPGPISVALFESLDTTTVERELLGTVRIELDWRTTHKGPTTLELRMGQDFILNAALVSPQGLRHPLAITDLRAPKRAS from the coding sequence ATGAGTACGACGGCGCCCATCCTTGGAATCGACTTCGGGACCACGAACACGTCGGCGGCCTTCTTCGACAAGGCGGGAAAGCTCAGAGTCGTTCCCGTCACGGACAAGAGCTTCACGCTGCCCTCCGTGGTGTGGTTCCACGCGGCGGACAAGGCCATCGTCGGCCATGCGGCGCGGCGGCAGATCATCGACGACCCTCGCCATACCGTCTTCGGCGCCAAGCGATTCCTCGGCCGCCGCTTCCAGTCCGAGTACGTCACCCAGCACAAGGACAAGTACGCCTTCGAGCTCGTCGAGGCCCCCGACGGCTACACCGCCGTGAAGATGTACGGGAAGGTGACATCACTGACAGACGTCACCCACCTGGTCATCAAGCAGATTCTCACCCTGGCGACCCACGCCGCCGGAGAGCCCTTCCGCGAGTGTGTGCTGACGGTGCCCGCGCACGCCAGCATCCGCCAGCGCGAGGCGGTGCGGCAGGCCGCTGAACAGTGTGGCCTCCAGGTCCGCGCCATCATCAACGAGCCCACCGCCGCGGCGCTGTACTACGCCAACCTGCGCAACCCCGAGCAGACGGTGATGGTGTTCGACCTAGGCGGTGGCACGTTCGACGCCACGCTCCTGGCGGTGCACAACCGGGTGGTGAAGGTGCTGGCCACCGGCGGTGACGCGTTCCTCGGAGGCGCCAACTTCGATGAGCGCATCGTCGAGTTCCTGGTGACGGACTTCCAGCGCAAGCACGGCATCGACCTGCGCTCAAACCAGGTGGTGATGCAGCGGCTGGTCTTCGCGGCGGAGTCCGCGAAGATGACGCTGAGCACCCGCGACTCCACGGCGATGCGCGTGCCCTGCATCGCCCAGAAGGACGGCGGCTTCGTCGACTTCGACTACACGCTCACGCGCAAGCAACTGGAGGAGATGGTGTTCCAGCTCATCGAGCGCGCCGCGTCCGCGTGCGACGACGTGCTGGAGCGCGCGAAGTTGAAGGCGGAGCACATCGATGAGCTCGTGCTGGTGGGCGGCCAGACGCGCATGCCCGTCATCCGCCAGCGCTTCTCGCACTTCAAGCGACTGTCCTCGGACAAGGAGGTCAACCCGGAGCTGGGCGTGGCGGTGGGCGCGGCCATCCTCGGCCGAAACCTGGCGCGCGGCATGACGGGCCTGACGGACGTGGTGCCCATGCCCATTGGCATCATGGTGCCCGGCGGGGCGCAGCACGAGGTCATCCCCGCCAACACGCCCGTGCCCGCCACGAAGTCCGTGACGCTCGAGCTGCCGCTCATCCCGGGCCCCATCTCCGTGGCCCTGTTCGAGTCACTGGACACCACCACCGTGGAGCGCGAGCTGCTGGGCACCGTGCGCATCGAGCTGGACTGGCGCACGACACACAAGGGCCCCACCACGCTGGAGCTGCGCATGGGCCAGGACTTCATCCTCAACGCGGCGCTCGTCTCCCCGCAGGGCCTGCGCCACCCGCTCGCCATCACCGACCTTCGCGCGCCCAAGCGCGCCTCGTAG
- a CDS encoding AzlC family ABC transporter permease: protein MGKVDRALVRDVGAVALAAGVVGVSFGALAVAAGMPVWMAVLMSVVVFAGGSQFVAVGMVAAGGSPVAAVLAGLLLNARHLPFGLVVADVLGRKWPMKLLGAHLMVDESVAFALAQRDPERRRAAYWMCGGLLFVGWNVGVVAGGWIGQTVGNPESLGLDAAFPACMLALLLPSLMAPKKQEEVVAGADAKATKARRVAVVGALIALAATPLLPAGLPVLLSILAVGVALR, encoded by the coding sequence ATGGGAAAAGTGGATCGCGCCCTGGTCCGGGATGTGGGGGCGGTGGCCCTCGCGGCGGGCGTGGTGGGTGTGTCGTTCGGGGCGCTCGCGGTGGCGGCGGGCATGCCCGTGTGGATGGCCGTGCTCATGTCGGTGGTGGTGTTCGCTGGCGGTTCGCAGTTCGTGGCGGTGGGGATGGTGGCGGCGGGGGGCAGTCCCGTGGCGGCGGTGTTGGCGGGGCTGTTGCTCAACGCGAGGCATCTGCCCTTTGGCCTGGTGGTGGCGGACGTCCTGGGCCGCAAGTGGCCCATGAAGCTGTTGGGCGCGCACCTGATGGTGGATGAGTCGGTGGCGTTCGCGCTGGCGCAGCGAGACCCGGAGCGCCGCCGCGCGGCCTATTGGATGTGTGGCGGATTGCTGTTCGTGGGCTGGAACGTGGGCGTCGTGGCGGGTGGGTGGATTGGACAGACGGTGGGGAACCCGGAGTCGCTGGGGCTGGATGCGGCGTTTCCGGCGTGCATGCTCGCGCTGCTGTTGCCGTCGCTGATGGCTCCGAAGAAGCAGGAAGAAGTGGTGGCGGGGGCGGATGCCAAGGCGACGAAGGCGCGCAGGGTGGCCGTGGTGGGGGCGCTCATCGCGTTGGCGGCGACGCCGCTGTTGCCCGCGGGCTTGCCTGTGTTGTTGTCGATTCTCGCGGTGGGAGTGGCCCTGCGATGA